ATAGAGGCAGTGCGCTTTTCTATATCACCCGTGAATACTATAAAACATTGAATATGCGAAGGTTTTTATATGCGATGCAGCAGCCTGGCAGTGGACCTTGAGACAATAATAGTTTATTATCCTAACGATAATTTATCATGTTTTGCTGCAAAAAGCAAGTCTTTTTTAAAAAAATTTATTAAATCCATTTTTACGATATAATAAATTTTTATTTTTTTTAAAAACAGGGGTTGTGTTTTTTCCAAAAGGGTGTTATGATAGACACATAAACCAAACAAATTGTCAGGTAACCTGATAAACTGTTTGGTTTCGAGGAAAAGTCGAAATGCGAAGGAATGAATTAAGATGCAAGGAGAAACACTGGATTTATTAAAAAATTTGGCCCATGGCATTGCTACTCAGTTTGGCAGCAACTGTGAAGTGGTGGTGCATGATCTTACAACTGAGAATAAAGAAAGCACGGTTGTCTATATTGAAAATGGACATGTTACGAACCGTAAGCTGGGAGACGGGCCCTCCCATGTGGTGCTGGAGGCTCTGAAAAAGAATCCCGAAGATTTACAGGACCATCTGGATTATATGACAAAAACTGCGGATGGCAAAATATTAAAATCGAGTACGGTTTATATCAGAGATAAGGATAACAGAGTTGTTGGAATCTTTTCGATTAATTATGACATTACCGGTTTGCTGATGGTGGAAAATTCGCTTCAAGCCCTCATAGGAACCAAACAGGAAAAAGAAGCGGAGGTGGAAAATATTCCCACCAATGTCAACGACTTGCTGGACGACCTGCTTGAGCAGTCGGTTCGTCTGGTTGGAAAGCCGGTGGCCTTAATGAACAAAGAGGATAAGAT
This region of Eubacterium sp. 1001713B170207_170306_E7 genomic DNA includes:
- a CDS encoding helix-turn-helix transcriptional regulator: MQGETLDLLKNLAHGIATQFGSNCEVVVHDLTTENKESTVVYIENGHVTNRKLGDGPSHVVLEALKKNPEDLQDHLDYMTKTADGKILKSSTVYIRDKDNRVVGIFSINYDITGLLMVENSLQALIGTKQEKEAEVENIPTNVNDLLDDLLEQSVRLVGKPVALMNKEDKIKALKFLNDAGALLITKASEKLTAFFGISKYTLYSYIDQSSSDPSEKK